The following DNA comes from Alienimonas californiensis.
GCGGGCAGGCTCACGCGGAAGACCGTCCGGCCGGAAATGGAGCGCAGGTCGAGCGTGCCGCCGTGCACCGTGACGATGCGCCAGCACTTCGGCAACCCGAAGCCCAACCCCCGCCCCGCCTGCCGGCCGGAGAAGAAGGGGTCGAAGGCGTGCGTGCGCTCCTGCTCCGTGAAGCCGGCGCCGTCGTCGCTCACCCACAATAGTGCTCTGCCGCCTCTCAAGCGCCCGCGCAGCCGCAAGCGGTGGGCTCCGGCTTCGACGGCGTTCCGGGCCAGGCTCGCGACGACGACGGCGAGCTGTTCCGGGTCAGCATTCAGAGGGACCGGGGCGCAATCCGTCTCCAGCGTGCACCCGTAGTCAGCGGCGCGCTCCCGCAGGCCGGGCAGCGCCTCTTCGACGACCTCGCCCAGCCAGACCGGCTCCGGCCGCGGCTCCGGCGGGTCGGCGAACAGCAGGGCGTCCGCGATCATGTCGCGGATGCGGAGGGCCTGCTCCGAGATCACCCGCAGTTCCCGGGCCAACGCCGGGTCCTGGCAGTTCCGCAGCAACAGGGAACAGCGCCCGTGGATCGCGGCGGCGGGGTTGTTGATCTCGTGCCCGGCGCCGGCGCAGAACTCCGCCATCGCGGCGAGTTTGGCGTCGCGAAGGCGGTTCGCAAAATCGTCAGGCGTCATCTGTGAGCCCGAAGCGCAAGCGAGGGGAGCGACGCCGAGACCCTCGCTCGCGCTTCGGGCTCACACGAACCTGGACGAACGGGCGTCAGGCCGACGGGGCTTCCATATCGAGCAGGCTGCAGACGCGTTCGAGCAGCGTTTCCACGTCGAACGGCTTGTGGAGGAAGTCGTCGGCGCCGCTGGCCTTCAGGTCGGCGACCTTTTCGCGCTCGACCATCCCCGAGATGCAGATGATCCGGGTGGAGTCGAGGTTGGAGTCGCTGCGGACCCGCTGGCAGACCTCCTGCCCGTTGATGTCCGGGAGCATGATGTCCAGGATCATCACGTCCGGCTTGTACTCCTTGACGGTGATGCCGGCGTCGAAGCCGTTATTGACGGCCCGCACGTCGAAGCGGCCGTCCGCTTCGAGCACGTCGCGGATCAGTTCGACCAGCGATTCGTCGTCGTCCACCACCAGGGCCTTCCGCTTCCCGCTTTCCAGCGAGTCGGTCGGAATGCCGTTTTCCTTCATGAACTTGTACAGGACCTCCCTAGGGATCCTGCGGAAGCGGCTGCCGGGGACGCGGAAGCCCTTGAGCTGCCCGCTGTCGAAGCAGCGAATGATGGTCTGCTGGGAGAC
Coding sequences within:
- a CDS encoding sensor histidine kinase is translated as MTPDDFANRLRDAKLAAMAEFCAGAGHEINNPAAAIHGRCSLLLRNCQDPALARELRVISEQALRIRDMIADALLFADPPEPRPEPVWLGEVVEEALPGLRERAADYGCTLETDCAPVPLNADPEQLAVVVASLARNAVEAGAHRLRLRGRLRGGRALLWVSDDGAGFTEQERTHAFDPFFSGRQAGRGLGFGLPKCWRIVTVHGGTLDLRSISGRTVFRVSLPALPADAVGPTPASA
- a CDS encoding response regulator encodes the protein MKTVFTTGEAAKICKVSQQTIIRCFDSGQLKGFRVPGSRFRRIPREVLYKFMKENGIPTDSLESGKRKALVVDDDESLVELIRDVLEADGRFDVRAVNNGFDAGITVKEYKPDVMILDIMLPDINGQEVCQRVRSDSNLDSTRIICISGMVEREKVADLKASGADDFLHKPFDVETLLERVCSLLDMEAPSA